The DNA region atgttTTTGACGAATTTCTTTAACATGCTACAAACCGAAAATTCAGTGGAGTCTCTCCCAAATTCTCAATATTTCATTCCAAAACATAAACCTGTTCAAATGATTTCATAAAACCCCAACTTAGCAACCATTTCGTCTAACCACTTCGTCTTCATATATCCCAAGAAACAGGTCACATCTACATAACAAACTTCTCACATGTTTTTTACTAACACTCATAACCAACTAAACAAACATTCCAGTAGTCTAGGGACTTAATAATCCAGATTCAAAGTCTCCCAAATCACACACATTAAATACATTTAAAAAGCGTAAAAATCAACCCCAAGGAGTTTGGCCTAGTGGTTAAGATGCGCTTAAGTTTGCATCCGATCCCGGTTCGAATCCCCTTGGGGCCACCGGAGCACCTTTAGAGTGATTATCCGCTCCATGCGCTACCGAAGCGTAAAAATCCCATTAACCATCAGTCTAGACACAAGAGAAATGGATGACCACCATCACCTACCCATCCTTCGACCATTTGACGTCATCTTGGCCATGATCTTCCTCGTCCTCATTCTCTCCACCTCTTTGTTGAGATTGGTCCGAACGGTGTGTCTGGGAGTGTTGCTGCTGCAGAAAGACATCATCAGCGGTTCGACCTGACATGGCCACCATGCTTGCGGTCGTCCGGGAGACGTCCTTGCCACGGTCTTGCTCGTCCTCGTCATCTCCACTACCCTGCTGACGTTGGTTCAGACGACGTTGCTGGGAGTGATACTGCTGTGAAAAGACAACATCAGCAAGTCGACCTGACATGGTCACCATGCTCGTGGCCGCCTGGGCATCGTCCTGGCCATGGTCTTTCGCTTCCCCAACATTTTCGCCTCTCTGTTGACGTTGGTCTGGACGGCGTTGTTGGGAGTGATGCAGCTGCGAAAATACAACGTCAGCGGGTCGGCCTAACATGTCTGCAATGCTTGCAGCCATATCAGCGTCGTCTTGGCCGCAATCTTCCTTGTCCTCAGCAACTTCACCTCTCTGCTGACGTTGGTTCGAATGACGTTGCTGGAAGTAATGCTGCTGCAGAAAGACAACATCAGCGGATCCACCTAGCATGGCTGCCATGCTCGCAACCATCTGGGCATTGTCCTGGCCATGGTCTTCCGCGTCTCTATCATATTCACCCCTCTGCCGACGTTGGTTCGGACGGCATTGCTGCGAGTTATGGAGCTGCGAAAAGACAACATCAGTAGGTTGGCCTAACATGGCCACCATGCTTGCAGCAATCTGGGCATCATCCAAGCCACGATCTTCCTCGAACTCATCATCTCCACCTCTTTGCTGACGTTGATTTGGATAACGTTGCTGGGAGTGATGCTGTTGTGGAAAGACAACATCAGCGGCTTGGCCTAACATGGCTTCAGTGCTTGCAGCCATCTGGGCGTCGTCCTGGCCACGATCTTCCTCGTGCTCATCTCCACTTCTCTGTTGACGTTGGTTGGGATGACGTTGCTGGGAGTGATGCTGCTGCGGAAAGACAACATTTGTGGGTTGGCCAAACATGGCTGCCATGCTCACAGCCATCTGGGCGTGGTCCTGGCCATGGtattcctcttcttcatcatctccACCTCTCTGCTGACGTTGGTTTGGACGGCGCTGCTGGGAGTGATGCTGCTGTAGAAAGACAGCATCAGCAAGTTCGCCTGACATGGCTGCCATGCTCGCGGCCATTTGAGCATGGTCCTGGCCATGGTTTTTTGCATCCTCAACATTTCCAACTCTCTGTTGACGTTGGTTCGGACGGTGTTGTTGGGATTGATGCAGCTGCGAAAATACAACATCAGCGGGTCGACCTAACATGTTTGCAATGCTCGCAGCCATATCAGCATCATCCTCACCACGATCTTCCTTGTCCTCAGCAACTTCACCTCTCTGCTGACGTTGGTTTGGATGACGTTGCTGGGAGTGATGCTGCTGCAGAAAGTCAACATCAGTGGGTCGACCTAACATGTCTGTTATGCTCACAGCCATCTGGGTGTCGTCCTGGCCATGGccttcctctttttcttcatctcCACCTCTTTGTTGACGTTGGTTCGGATGGCGCTGCTGTGGAAAGACAGCATCAGCAAGTTGGCTTGACATAACCGCCATGCTAGTGGCCGTCTGGGCAGCATCTTGGCCATGGTCTTTCACGTCCCCAACATTTCCACCTCTTTGTAGAGGTTGGTTTGGACGACATTGCTGGGAGTGATGCAGCTGTGAAAATACATCAGCGGGTCGGCCAAACATGTCTGCAATGCTTGCAGCCATCTCGGCACCCTGGCCACGATCTTCCTTATCCTCAGCAACTTCACCTCTCTGTTGACGTTGGTTCGGACGACGTTGTTGGGAGTGATACTGCTGCAGAAAGACAGCATCAGTAGGTTGGCCTAACATGGCCACCATGCTTGTGGCAATATGGGCATCGTCCAAGCCACGATCTTCCTCGACCTCGTCATCTCTACCTCTCTGCTGACGTTGGTTCGGATGGCATTGCTGGGAGCGATGCTGCTGTGGGAAGACAACACCAGCGGGTTGGCCTGACATGGCCCCAATGCTCGCAGCCATCTCGTAGTTGTCCAGGCCCTGACCTTCCTCGTCCTCATCATCTCCACCTTTCTGTTGATGTTGGTTCAGATGGCATTGCTGGGAGTGATGTTGTTGCAAAAAGACAACATCAGCGAGTCCACCGGACATGGCAGCCTTGCTCGTGGCCGTCTGGGCGTCGTCTTGCTCATGGTCTTCCTCACCCTCATCGTTTCTATCTTTCTGCTGACGTTGGTTTGGACGGCGTTGCCGGGTGTGATGTTGCTGCAGAGAGACATCATTAGCCGGTCGGCTTGACATGGTCCGTATGCTCGCTGTCATTTGGGCCATGAATTCTGGAACCTGGGACCACACGTTCACTTGCTCCGTCAACATCTTCTCGAATGAGCTCACCTCCTGATTCAGTTGGTCGAACTGCTCATCACTCATCTGCGCCGTCCCAAAGGGACCAGCCAATGCGTTGATAGAGCTCTGGCGACAAAGCCAGTTCATCCACTGTAAACGTCCCTTTTTATTCCTCCCCGCAGGATTCGCCCACATCTGGGCCTTCGACTGTTGAGTGGCAGGGCTATTATCCTCTTGGGACCTCGTCTGTTGGTCGGTTTCCTGTAAAAAGAATCAATACGAGTATTTAAGAATCTTAAATTCCCTCTATGAAAAGCTGCACAACCGTTTCAATTAAGTATTTACATTTTTGAACTTACAATTATCTCCGCATCATCCTTCCTTTTGTCGTTTATATCATGCATTTCGACCACTGTGGGCTCTTCTTCAAGTTCCCTCGACTGCAAAGAAATGATTATTTGACAGTATATTAAATCGTTGAGAtacattcaaataaaaatctacTCCTATCATCTAATGAGGGAACCTGCTTGGTTGCAGACAAGAAGAGGAATGAGAACTACCATCTGGGCGTTGTCCTGGCCATGGTCTTCCGCGTCCTCGTAATTCCCACCTCTCTTCTGACGTTGGTTCAGACGTTGTTGCCGGGAGTGATGTGGGTGCGGAGAAACAACATCGGCGGGTAGGCCCGGCATGGCCGCCATGCTCGCATCCATTTGGGTGTCGTCGTGGCCATGGTTTTCCTCGCCCTCATCATCTCCACCTCTCCACTGACGTTGGTCTGTACGATGTTGCCAGGAACGATGTTGTTTTAGAATGGCAGCATTATGGGGTTGGCCTGAAATGGCTGTCGTGCTCGTGGTCATTTGGGCCATCAACTGCGGAACGTTGGCCCACTTGTTCTCATGCTCGGTCAACATCTTCTTCAAAGAGCTTACCCCTTGTGTCAGTTGCTCATAGTACTGATTACTCAATTGTGCCATCCCAGAAGGATCGACCAATCCACTGATAGAGTCGAGGCGACAGAGGCAGTTCATCCAACGGAGAATTCCCTTCATATTCCTCTCTACAGCGTTCACCAACGTCCGAGACACGAACTCTTGAGTGGCAGGGCCGTTATCCTCTTGGGACATCGCCTGGTGGTGGGTTTCCCATAAAAAGAATCAATACAAATGTTTAGAAATATTACACTCCCAGACAGAAACATGCACAACCGTTTGAATGAAGTATTTATACATTTGAACTTGCAGTCATCTCTGTAGCATGTGGGTTGACCCCAGATCCATCCTCCTTcttcttgtaattttttccATATACCTCGACTGGTGTCGGCTCACTGCCAAGTTCCTTCGACTGCAAGGAAATCATCATTTGACagtatattaatattattgcGATGCATTCAAATAAGACTCCGCGCTCATTATCTAATGAGGAAACCTGCTTGGTTGCagacaagaagaagaatgagagAACTACCATCTGGGAGTAATCTTGTCCACGGTATTCCTCGGCCTCATTATCTCCACCGCTCGGCCGATGTTGGATCGGACGGCGTTGCCGGGAGTGATGCTGCTGCGGTGCCATCCCAGAAGGATCGACCAATCCACTGACAGAGCCGAGGCGACAGAGGCAGTTCATCCAATGGATAATTCCCTTCTTATTCCTCCCTAAAGCCTTCGCCCATGTCCGGGACACCAACTCTTGAGTGGCAGGGCTGTTATCCTCTTGAGTGGCAGGGTTGTTATCCCTAAAGCCTTCCGCCTGGTGGTGGGTTTCCAATAAAAAGAATCAACACAAATGTTTAGAAATGTTAAACATTCCCTGACGGAAACATGCACAACCGTTTCAATGAAGTATTTATACATTTGAACTTACTGCCAAGTTCCTTCGACTGCAAGGAAATCATCATTTgacaatatattaatattattgcGATGCATTCAAATAAGAATCCTCACTTATTAACCTGCTCGGTTGCAGACAAGGAGAAGAATGAGAGAACTACCATTTGGGCGTCATCTTGTCCATGGTATTCCTCAGCCTCATTATCTCCACCTCTCAGCCGATGTTGGATCGGACGGCGTTGCCGGGAGTAATGCTGCTGCGGAAAGACAGCAGCAGTGGGTTGGCCTGACATTGTTGTCATGCTTACAGCCATCTGGGCGTCGTCCTGGCCATGGTCTTCCCCATCCTCATCATCTCCGCCTTTCTGCTCACGTTGACCTGGACGTTGTTGCTGAGACTGAAGTTGTTGCGGAAAGACAGTATCAGCAGATTGCTCTGACAAGGCCTCCATGCTCACGGTAATTTCGTCCATGAGCTGTTCAACCTGGGGCCACATGGTCACATACTCGGTCAACTTCTCCTTCAATGAGCTTAGACTCAGTTGCTTATACTGCTCCTCACTCAGATGTGCTGTCTCAGAGGAACCGGCCAATGCACTGATAAAGCCATGGCGACGGAGCCAGTTCATCCAATGTATTAGTCCCTTCTTTTTCCTCCCTGTAGCCTTCCCCTGCTTCTGGGCCACCGACTCTTGAGTGGCAAGGTAGTTGTCCTCTTGGGACCTTGCTTGGCGGTAAGCCTCCTATGATAGAATCAATacgaatggttaaaaatattaaacatcCTCATATGGAAAGCTGCTCAACTGGTCAATGAGGTATTTACACGTTTGAACTTACAGTTGTCTTCGTAGCATGTGGGTTAACCCCGGATCCATCCTGCTTCCTCTTGTGGCTTTTTTCATACTCCTTGACAGGTGTGAGCTCTCTGCCAAGTTCATTCGACTGCAAGGAGATGATCATTTGACAGTATGTTAGTATCATTGAGAtgtattcaaataaaaatctgCACCAATCATCTAATGAGGGAACCTGCTTGGTTgtaaacaagaagaagaataagagaaCTTACAGTCTGGGCATCGTTCTGGCCACTGTCTTTCTCGTTCTCATCATCTCCATCTCTCTGCTGACGTTTGTCGAGACGGCAATGCTGGGAGTCATGCTGTTGTGGAAAGACAGCATCAGCAGGTTGGCCTGACATGCCCCCGATGATCGTTTTCATTTGGCCCATGAACCGTGGAACCTGGGACCACATGGTCACCTGCTTGGTCAACATCTTCTTCAACGAGCTTACCTCCTGACTCAGTTTCTTGTACTGCTCATCGCCCTCCTTCAAGGAGGATCTATCCTCCTCCTTGTTGTTTTCTTCATATTCCCCAGTCGACTGCAAAGAAATGATCATTTGATGGTATAGAAATATTACTGAGATGCATTCAAATAAATAGCAACACTTATCATCTAATGAGGGAACCTGCTCGTTTGCAGGCACGAAGCGAATGAGAGATTTTTGGGTTGGGCCGCGTGGGGGCAGGGGGCCGGAGTACTGAGGGAATAGATTTCTTGGTACCAAATACTAAGGGAAGGATTC from Punica granatum isolate Tunisia-2019 chromosome 3, ASM765513v2, whole genome shotgun sequence includes:
- the LOC116200111 gene encoding uncharacterized protein LOC116200111 isoform X1 produces the protein MQITRLLLFWFVVLWTFSATGMLVVGQDPKHPGFISIDCGASKPSTDPVLQLYYQTDDGFIDSGENRQVTGDFTNGEVIRPTAETLRAFPIGTRNCYTIRPITETDEDSRKYLIRASFLYGNYDNQNRTPTFDLHIGVTFWVTVRLPNLYTHVHKEVIHVVPPTSDAIQVCLVNTGNGTPLISSLELRQLSNATYLTDVHFPTLALHKRLNIGSTKYLLYRHPCDVYDRIWSRDDKNYGADKVFLSWNGSSDPSLNRTNDPYKVPTGVLDTWAAGLESTFKFEQNWGANMAAPSKWIVYFHFAELMNKTSQRKFTIYSNNKVVETIDLNYLEPVTVCTHQFTSDTGLQFQFVTSGSSSPPILNALELYRLLDISTAPTNIDDVTAMNVIKKTYSVRKESWQGDPCVPTNFTWDGVNCSTESPPRIISLNLISSGLKGQIADSLANLTALVSLNLSHNQLSGSVPGFLAELTNLKHLDLSGNDLSGSVPKNLRTKADDGTLDLRLDGNPKLCKSSSCGLSKKTKYIIIGTVLLVAVGSASAVWSWTTHWKKENAQISQGVESQGQEFQDVESNKTTSKPEGQGTPTKSTGEYEENNKEEDRSSLKEGDEQYKKLSQEVSSLKKMLTKQVTMWSQVPRFMGQMKTIIGGMSGQPADAVFPQQHDSQHCRLDKRQQRDGDDENEKDSGQNDAQTSNELGRELTPVKEYEKSHKRKQDGSGVNPHATKTTEAYRQARSQEDNYLATQESVAQKQGKATGRKKKGLIHWMNWLRRHGFISALAGSSETAHLSEEQYKQLSLSSLKEKLTEYVTMWPQVEQLMDEITVSMEALSEQSADTVFPQQLQSQQQRPGQREQKGGDDEDGEDHGQDDAQMAVSMTTMSGQPTAAVFPQQHYSRQRRPIQHRLRGGDNEAEEYHGQDDAQMVVLSFFSLSATEQAEGFRDNNPATQEDNSPATQELVSRTWAKALGRNKKGIIHWMNCLCRLGSVSGLVDPSGMAPQQHHSRQRRPIQHRPSGGDNEAEEYRGQDYSQMSKELGSEPTPVEVYGKNYKKKEDGSGVNPHATEMTASSNAMSQEDNGPATQEFVSRTLVNAVERNMKGILRWMNCLCRLDSISGLVDPSGMAQLSNQYYEQLTQGVSSLKKMLTEHENKWANVPQLMAQMTTSTTAISGQPHNAAILKQHRSWQHRTDQRQWRGGDDEGEENHGHDDTQMDASMAAMPGLPADVVSPHPHHSRQQRLNQRQKRGGNYEDAEDHGQDNAQMSRELEEEPTVVEMHDINDKRKDDAEIIETDQQTRSQEDNSPATQQSKAQMWANPAGRNKKGRLQWMNWLCRQSSINALAGPFGTAQMSDEQFDQLNQEVSSFEKMLTEQVNVWSQVPEFMAQMTASIRTMSSRPANDVSLQQHHTRQRRPNQRQQKDRNDEGEEDHEQDDAQTATSKAAMSGGLADVVFLQQHHSQQCHLNQHQQKGGDDEDEEGQGLDNYEMAASIGAMSGQPAGVVFPQQHRSQQCHPNQRQQRGRDDEVEEDRGLDDAHIATSMVAMLGQPTDAVFLQQYHSQQRRPNQRQQRGEVAEDKEDRGQGAEMAASIADMFGRPADVFSQLHHSQQCRPNQPLQRGGNVGDVKDHGQDAAQTATSMAVMSSQLADAVFPQQRHPNQRQQRGGDEEKEEGHGQDDTQMAVSITDMLGRPTDVDFLQQHHSQQRHPNQRQQRGEVAEDKEDRGEDDADMAASIANMLGRPADVVFSQLHQSQQHRPNQRQQRVGNVEDAKNHGQDHAQMAASMAAMSGELADAVFLQQHHSQQRRPNQRQQRGGDDEEEEYHGQDHAQMAVSMAAMFGQPTNVVFPQQHHSQQRHPNQRQQRSGDEHEEDRGQDDAQMAASTEAMLGQAADVVFPQQHHSQQRYPNQRQQRGGDDEFEEDRGLDDAQIAASMVAMLGQPTDVVFSQLHNSQQCRPNQRRQRGEYDRDAEDHGQDNAQMVASMAAMLGGSADVVFLQQHYFQQRHSNQRQQRGEVAEDKEDCGQDDADMAASIADMLGRPADVVFSQLHHSQQRRPDQRQQRGENVGEAKDHGQDDAQAATSMVTMSGRLADVVFSQQYHSQQRRLNQRQQGSGDDEDEQDRGKDVSRTTASMVAMSGRTADDVFLQQQHSQTHRSDQSQQRGGENEDEEDHGQDDVKWSKDG
- the LOC116200111 gene encoding uncharacterized protein LOC116200111 isoform X2, with protein sequence MQITRLLLFWFVVLWTFSATGMLVVGQDPKHPGFISIDCGASKPSTDPVLQLYYQTDDGFIDSGENRQVTGDFTNGEVIRPTAETLRAFPIGTRNCYTIRPITETDEDSRKYLIRASFLYGNYDNQNRTPTFDLHIGVTFWVTVRLPNLYTHVHKEVIHVVPPTSDAIQVCLVNTGNGTPLISSLELRQLSNATYLTDVHFPTLALHKRLNIGSTKYLLYRHPCDVYDRIWSRDDKNYGADKVFLSWNGSSDPSLNRTNDPYKVPTGVLDTWAAGLESTFKFEQNWGANMAAPSKWIVYFHFAELMNKTSQRKFTIYSNNKVVETIDLNYLEPVTVCTHQFTSDTGLQFQFVTSGSSSPPILNALELYRLLDISTAPTNIDDVTAMNVIKKTYSVRKESWQGDPCVPTNFTWDGVNCSTESPPRIISLNLISSGLKGQIADSLANLTALVSLNLSHNQLSGSVPGFLAELTNLKHLDLSGNDLSGSVPKNLRTKADDGTLDLRLDGNPKLCKSSSCGLSKKTKYIIIGTVLLVAVGSASAVWSWTTHWKKENAQISQGVESQGQEFQDVESNKTTSKPEGQGTPTKSTGEYEENNKEEDRSSLKEGDEQYKKLSQEVSSLKKMLTKQVTMWSQVPRFMGQMKTIIGGMSGQPADAVFPQQHDSQHCRLDKRQQRDGDDENEKDSGQNDAQTSNELGRELTPVKEYEKSHKRKQDGSGVNPHATKTTEAYRQARSQEDNYLATQESVAQKQGKATGRKKKGLIHWMNWLRRHGFISALAGSSETAHLSEEQYKQLSLSSLKEKLTEYVTMWPQVEQLMDEITVSMEALSEQSADTVFPQQLQSQQQRPGQREQKGGDDEDGEDHGQDDAQMAVSMTTMSGQPTAAVFPQQHYSRQRRPIQHRLRGGDNEAEEYHGQDDAQMAEGFRDNNPATQEDNSPATQELVSRTWAKALGRNKKGIIHWMNCLCRLGSVSGLVDPSGMAPQQHHSRQRRPIQHRPSGGDNEAEEYRGQDYSQMSKELGSEPTPVEVYGKNYKKKEDGSGVNPHATEMTASSNAMSQEDNGPATQEFVSRTLVNAVERNMKGILRWMNCLCRLDSISGLVDPSGMAQLSNQYYEQLTQGVSSLKKMLTEHENKWANVPQLMAQMTTSTTAISGQPHNAAILKQHRSWQHRTDQRQWRGGDDEGEENHGHDDTQMDASMAAMPGLPADVVSPHPHHSRQQRLNQRQKRGGNYEDAEDHGQDNAQMSRELEEEPTVVEMHDINDKRKDDAEIIETDQQTRSQEDNSPATQQSKAQMWANPAGRNKKGRLQWMNWLCRQSSINALAGPFGTAQMSDEQFDQLNQEVSSFEKMLTEQVNVWSQVPEFMAQMTASIRTMSSRPANDVSLQQHHTRQRRPNQRQQKDRNDEGEEDHEQDDAQTATSKAAMSGGLADVVFLQQHHSQQCHLNQHQQKGGDDEDEEGQGLDNYEMAASIGAMSGQPAGVVFPQQHRSQQCHPNQRQQRGRDDEVEEDRGLDDAHIATSMVAMLGQPTDAVFLQQYHSQQRRPNQRQQRGEVAEDKEDRGQGAEMAASIADMFGRPADVFSQLHHSQQCRPNQPLQRGGNVGDVKDHGQDAAQTATSMAVMSSQLADAVFPQQRHPNQRQQRGGDEEKEEGHGQDDTQMAVSITDMLGRPTDVDFLQQHHSQQRHPNQRQQRGEVAEDKEDRGEDDADMAASIANMLGRPADVVFSQLHQSQQHRPNQRQQRVGNVEDAKNHGQDHAQMAASMAAMSGELADAVFLQQHHSQQRRPNQRQQRGGDDEEEEYHGQDHAQMAVSMAAMFGQPTNVVFPQQHHSQQRHPNQRQQRSGDEHEEDRGQDDAQMAASTEAMLGQAADVVFPQQHHSQQRYPNQRQQRGGDDEFEEDRGLDDAQIAASMVAMLGQPTDVVFSQLHNSQQCRPNQRRQRGEYDRDAEDHGQDNAQMVASMAAMLGGSADVVFLQQHYFQQRHSNQRQQRGEVAEDKEDCGQDDADMAASIADMLGRPADVVFSQLHHSQQRRPDQRQQRGENVGEAKDHGQDDAQAATSMVTMSGRLADVVFSQQYHSQQRRLNQRQQGSGDDEDEQDRGKDVSRTTASMVAMSGRTADDVFLQQQHSQTHRSDQSQQRGGENEDEEDHGQDDVKWSKDG
- the LOC116200111 gene encoding uncharacterized protein LOC116200111 isoform X3; the protein is MQITRLLLFWFVVLWTFSATGMLVVGQDPKHPGFISIDCGASKPSTDPVLQLYYQTDDGFIDSGENRQVTGDFTNGEVIRPTAETLRAFPIGTRNCYTIRPITETDEDSRKYLIRASFLYGNYDNQNRTPTFDLHIGVTFWVTVRLPNLYTHVHKEVIHVVPPTSDAIQVCLVNTGNGTPLISSLELRQLSNATYLTDVHFPTLALHKRLNIGSTKYLLYRHPCDVYDRIWSRDDKNYGADKVFLSWNGSSDPSLNRTNDPYKVPTGVLDTWAAGLESTFKFEQNWGANMAAPSKWIVYFHFAELMNKTSQRKFTIYSNNKVVETIDLNYLEPVTVCTHQFTSDTGLQFQFVTSGSSSPPILNALELYRLLDISTAPTNIDDVTAMNVIKKTYSVRKESWQGDPCVPTNFTWDGVNCSTESPPRIISLNLISSGLKGQIADSLANLTALVSLNLSHNQLSGSVPGFLAELTNLKHLDLSGNDLSGSVPKNLRTKADDGTLDLRLDGNPKLCKSSSCGLSKKTKYIIIGTVLLVAVGSASAVWSWTTHWKKENAQISQGVESQGQEFQDVESNKTTSKPEGQGTPTKSTGEYEENNKEEDRSSLKEGDEQYKKLSQEVSSLKKMLTKQVTMWSQVPRFMGQMKTIIGGMSGQPADAVFPQQHDSQHCRLDKRQQRDGDDENEKDSGQNDAQTSNELGRELTPVKEYEKSHKRKQDGSGVNPHATKTTEAYRQARSQEDNYLATQESVAQKQGKATGRKKKGLIHWMNWLRRHGFISALAGSSETAHLSEEQYKQLSLSSLKEKLTEYVTMWPQVEQLMDEITVSMEALSEQSADTVFPQQLQSQQQRPGQREQKGGDDEDGEDHGQDDAQMAVSMTTMSGQPTAAVFPQQHYSRQRRPIQHRLRGGDNEAEEYHGQDDAQMVVLSFFSLSATEQAEGFRDNNPATQEDNSPATQELVSRTWAKALGRNKKGIIHWMNCLCRLGSVSGLVDPSGMAPQQHHSRQRRPIQHRPSGGDNEAEEYRGQDYSQMSKELGSEPTPVEVYGKNYKKKEDGSGVNPHATEMTASSNAMSQEDNGPATQEFVSRTLVNAVERNMKGILRWMNCLCRLDSISGLVDPSGMAQLSNQYYEQLTQGVSSLKKMLTEHENKWANVPQLMAQMTTSTTAISGQPHNAAILKQHRSWQHRTDQRQWRGGDDEGEENHGHDDTQMDASMAAMPGLPADVVSPHPHHSRQQRLNQRQKRGGNYEDAEDHGQDNAQMSRELEEEPTVVEMHDINDKRKDDAEIIETDQQTRSQEDNSPATQQSKAQMWANPAGRNKKGRLQWMNWLCRQSSINALAGPFGTAQMSDEQFDQLNQEVSSFEKMLTEQVNVWSQVPEFMAQMTASIRTMSSRPANDVSLQQHHTRQRRPNQRQQKDRNDEGEEDHEQDDAQTATSKAAMSGGLADVVFLQQHHSQQCHLNQHQQKGGDDEDEEGQGLDNYEMAASIGAMSGQPAGVVFPQQHRSQQCHPNQRQQRGRDDEVEEDRGLDDAHIATSMVAMLGQPTDAVFLQQYHSQQRRPNQRQQRGEVAEDKEDRGQGAEMAASIADMFGRPADVFSQLHHSQQCRPNQPLQRGGNVGDVKDHGQDAAQTATSMAVMSSQLADAVFPQQRHPNQRQQRGGDEEKEEGHGQDDTQMAVSITDMLGRPTDVDFLQQHHSQQRHPNQRQQRGEVAEDKEDRAASIPTTPSEPTSTESWKC